The Cohnella abietis genome has a segment encoding these proteins:
- a CDS encoding creatininase family protein yields MKGTYIADIPYPKAKELIHSDTIVMLPIGGGSKEHGDHLPMGTDLHVTNKVAGLIVERFPVLCLPTLPYSYFPAFVDFEGSVNVQATHVIDFVKDILLSFVRFGVKKFLILDGGVSTQIPMKLLCTTMNNDYGVKVALTNVLGLGKEVENEICEQPRGGHGDESETSCMLYINDKLVDMSKAVEEYMPILKGTVVNGIDKVYFPSRMTTPTGINGNSTLATHEKGEKIIQAMANDVVAFLEFFKDYKDD; encoded by the coding sequence ATGAAAGGTACGTATATTGCAGATATCCCTTATCCAAAAGCAAAAGAACTAATCCATTCAGATACTATTGTTATGCTTCCAATTGGAGGCGGTAGCAAAGAGCATGGCGATCATCTGCCGATGGGAACCGATTTGCATGTGACAAACAAGGTTGCGGGGCTTATTGTGGAAAGATTTCCTGTGCTTTGCCTCCCGACCCTGCCGTATTCGTATTTCCCTGCGTTTGTCGATTTCGAGGGCAGCGTTAATGTTCAAGCTACACACGTTATTGATTTCGTTAAGGACATCCTGCTCTCATTTGTACGTTTTGGAGTCAAAAAGTTTTTGATTCTCGATGGCGGAGTTTCCACACAGATTCCCATGAAGCTGTTATGCACAACGATGAACAATGACTATGGCGTAAAAGTGGCGTTAACGAATGTTTTGGGGCTTGGAAAAGAAGTGGAGAACGAAATATGCGAACAACCGAGAGGCGGACACGGCGACGAGAGCGAAACCTCCTGTATGCTCTACATTAACGATAAGCTGGTTGATATGAGTAAGGCTGTTGAGGAGTACATGCCAATTTTAAAAGGCACAGTGGTGAATGGAATAGACAAGGTTTATTTCCCAAGTAGAATGACGACCCCAACGGGGATCAATGGCAACAGTACCCTTGCCACACATGAGAAAGGCGAAAAAATCATTCAAGCTATGGCAAATGATGTTGTGGCTTTTCTTGAGTTTTTTAAGGACTATAAGGATGATTAA
- a CDS encoding ABC transporter ATP-binding protein produces MSDQENPLLSVKELTKYYHAKKGAVVKAVDNVSFDIMRGETFSLVGESGCGKTTCGRTILGVYPKTSGNIIYDGLETSTFSKKQKKVFSKQAQMIFQDPYSCLDPRMTISSIIQEGIHEHFSMSAAQKHERVLDLLNKVGLRSDFVSRFPHELSGGQRQRVGIARALALDPQFIVCDEPIAALDVSIQAQIINLLISLQRELKLTYLFISHDLSMVRHISDRIGVMYLGSIVELSGTNDIYRNPLHPYTQALFSAILATNIFSGSENKRIRLEGEVPSPVNPPSGCKFRTRCQYAKDVCSSEIPTLKEIETGHFVACHLY; encoded by the coding sequence ATGTCTGATCAAGAGAACCCCTTGCTTTCTGTTAAGGAACTAACAAAATATTATCACGCGAAAAAAGGCGCTGTTGTAAAGGCTGTCGACAATGTATCGTTTGATATTATGCGTGGTGAAACCTTTAGTCTTGTAGGAGAGTCCGGCTGCGGCAAAACCACTTGCGGCAGAACCATTCTGGGAGTTTATCCAAAAACCTCCGGCAATATTATTTACGACGGTTTGGAAACCTCCACTTTTTCCAAGAAACAAAAGAAAGTGTTCAGCAAGCAAGCACAGATGATTTTTCAAGATCCGTATTCCTGTCTTGACCCACGAATGACGATTAGCTCGATCATTCAAGAAGGGATTCATGAGCACTTTAGCATGAGCGCCGCTCAAAAGCACGAACGGGTACTCGATTTGCTCAATAAGGTGGGACTTCGTTCAGATTTTGTTTCACGCTTTCCCCATGAATTGTCGGGCGGCCAACGCCAACGTGTCGGCATTGCAAGAGCGCTTGCTCTTGACCCGCAATTCATTGTATGTGACGAGCCGATTGCTGCGCTGGACGTTTCCATTCAGGCACAGATCATTAATTTGTTGATCAGCCTTCAACGCGAGCTAAAGCTGACCTATCTATTTATATCGCATGATCTTTCTATGGTTCGTCATATCTCAGATAGAATCGGCGTAATGTATTTGGGCTCCATTGTAGAGCTTTCTGGAACGAATGACATCTACCGAAATCCGCTGCATCCTTATACGCAAGCGCTTTTTTCTGCGATATTAGCTACGAATATTTTTTCCGGCTCTGAAAATAAACGCATCCGGCTTGAGGGTGAAGTGCCTAGCCCTGTCAATCCTCCGTCTGGCTGCAAGTTCAGAACCCGTTGCCAATATGCCAAAGACGTTTGTTCTAGCGAGATTCCAACGCTTAAAGAAATCGAAACAGGTCACTTTGTTGCCTGCCATTTATATTGA
- a CDS encoding ABC transporter ATP-binding protein, with the protein MSISFQTASGELKAVRNVSFDVGERETLAIVGESGCGKTVTTKSILRLHSRDGGVVKDDSQIIFEDQNLITMSKKELNQIRGNSISMIFQDSMTSLNPTITIGKQIAESMFIHKKAGRAEAMLRAKELLKMVGIPDVEERVNNFPHQLSGGMRQRVMIAMAIACKPKLLIADEPTTALDVTVQAQMLDLLRELQKSVGMSVILVTHDFGVVADFADRIQVMYAGHIIERGLKNEIFQQPKHPYTWALLNSIPARALQRKSELYSIKGTPPDLSLPLSGCPFSARCEYCMPICKKRLPEETYLSQTHGVSCWLTHELAPKVDMPKLDGG; encoded by the coding sequence TTGAGTATTTCATTTCAGACTGCGTCAGGCGAATTAAAGGCGGTTCGAAATGTTAGCTTTGATGTTGGAGAAAGAGAGACTCTAGCAATTGTTGGAGAATCCGGTTGCGGAAAAACAGTTACTACGAAATCAATCCTCAGGCTTCATTCTCGCGATGGCGGCGTTGTAAAGGACGATTCGCAAATCATTTTTGAAGATCAGAATCTAATTACGATGAGCAAGAAGGAGCTCAACCAGATTCGCGGGAACAGCATCAGTATGATTTTTCAGGATTCCATGACTTCATTGAATCCAACGATAACAATCGGTAAGCAAATAGCCGAGTCGATGTTCATTCACAAAAAGGCGGGCAGAGCCGAAGCCATGCTGCGGGCCAAGGAACTTTTGAAAATGGTCGGTATACCGGATGTTGAAGAGCGAGTGAATAACTTTCCACATCAGCTTTCCGGAGGAATGAGACAGCGTGTCATGATTGCGATGGCGATAGCATGCAAACCTAAGCTCCTGATTGCCGATGAACCAACGACTGCTCTTGATGTTACGGTGCAGGCTCAGATGTTGGATCTTTTGCGCGAGCTGCAGAAGAGTGTCGGGATGTCTGTCATTCTTGTTACACACGATTTTGGAGTTGTCGCAGATTTCGCTGATCGAATTCAGGTTATGTATGCTGGTCATATTATCGAACGGGGTCTTAAAAATGAAATCTTTCAGCAGCCTAAGCATCCTTATACTTGGGCGCTGTTGAACTCGATTCCGGCAAGGGCGCTTCAACGAAAAAGCGAGTTGTATTCCATCAAAGGAACACCACCCGATTTGTCGTTGCCGCTCAGCGGATGCCCATTCTCCGCGCGGTGCGAATATTGTATGCCTATTTGTAAAAAGCGTCTTCCAGAAGAAACCTATTTATCGCAAACGCATGGTGTATCCTGCTGGCTGACACACGAGCTGGCTCCGAAGGTGGATATGCCGAAATTAGACGGGGGATGA
- a CDS encoding ABC transporter permease: protein MSNEQLLQEDFRIIGYDRENGESLARRPVNYWQSGWTRLKQNRVAVTASFVLLVIILMTIIGPYISGYKMEDTNILFKNKWPSLTNWFGTDQLGRDLFTRVSIGGRVSIVIGILGALIVTVVGCLYGGMAAYFGGTIDMIMMRMVEVLKSVPHLLVVIMISIVLSSKSIPVLLFAMTITGWCSTAQLVRSQMLQLSRSEYVMAAKIMSVPPLKIVVKHLIPNSISVIIVHITFRIPGFIFGEAFLSYVGLGVQSPATSWGALASAASGSIMFYPYQIFFPTLFIALTMLCFTLIGDGLRDALDPKLWR from the coding sequence ATGTCAAATGAACAATTGCTTCAAGAAGATTTTCGAATTATCGGATATGATCGTGAAAATGGCGAAAGCTTAGCTAGACGTCCCGTTAATTACTGGCAAAGTGGATGGACTCGGTTGAAACAAAATCGGGTTGCGGTCACGGCTTCGTTCGTGCTCCTAGTTATCATATTGATGACGATTATCGGCCCCTATATAAGCGGATACAAGATGGAAGACACGAACATTTTGTTTAAGAACAAATGGCCAAGCTTGACTAACTGGTTTGGGACAGATCAACTGGGGCGTGATTTATTTACGCGTGTAAGCATTGGCGGGCGGGTCTCGATTGTTATTGGCATATTGGGAGCGCTAATCGTGACAGTAGTTGGTTGCTTATATGGCGGTATGGCTGCTTATTTCGGCGGTACAATCGATATGATTATGATGCGAATGGTTGAAGTTCTGAAGAGTGTGCCGCATCTTCTGGTTGTTATTATGATTTCTATTGTGCTGAGCAGCAAAAGCATTCCGGTTCTGCTATTCGCGATGACTATTACAGGCTGGTGCTCCACGGCCCAATTAGTACGTTCGCAAATGCTCCAGTTAAGCCGCAGCGAGTATGTCATGGCGGCGAAAATTATGAGTGTTCCACCTTTGAAAATCGTTGTAAAGCACCTGATTCCTAATTCTATAAGTGTCATTATTGTTCATATTACATTTCGCATACCTGGATTTATTTTCGGGGAAGCATTCCTAAGCTATGTGGGGCTAGGTGTACAATCGCCTGCTACAAGCTGGGGTGCGCTTGCTTCCGCAGCTTCGGGTTCAATCATGTTTTATCCTTATCAAATCTTTTTCCCGACATTGTTTATTGCCTTAACCATGTTGTGTTTTACACTGATTGGCGACGGGCTTCGAGATGCGCTTGATCCCAAGCTTTGGAGGTAA
- a CDS encoding ABC transporter permease has protein sequence MLSYSIKRIGYMLIVTFVVITITFFLIHMIPGDPIQAMVQDLPEETRGVYLKVYGFDQPLYVQYIKYMKQLVVGDLGQSLRYPGRTVSHIITTYAPISAAVGGIALAIGFVVGIILGVIAALKLNRWSDRTIMILALAGTTLPVFVAATLLQYVLTVVWPIFPTTGWGGIEYMVLPVICMCADPIASYARYMRSSVLDVTNQDYILTAQAKGVSDFRIVTHHVLRNSLIPCLTMLGTSVSGIFAGSFIVETIFAIPGLGSYFISAINDRDYSMVLGLNVVFTGIYIITVLLTDIVISIVDPRIRFEKNI, from the coding sequence ATGCTAAGTTATTCCATAAAAAGAATTGGTTACATGCTGATTGTCACATTTGTCGTGATTACGATCACGTTTTTTCTAATTCATATGATTCCGGGAGATCCGATACAGGCGATGGTCCAGGATCTGCCTGAAGAGACAAGAGGCGTATATTTGAAAGTATACGGCTTCGATCAGCCGCTATATGTTCAATACATTAAATATATGAAGCAGTTGGTTGTCGGAGATTTGGGGCAGTCTCTGCGTTATCCAGGGAGAACCGTTTCACATATCATCACGACATACGCGCCAATATCCGCTGCAGTTGGCGGTATAGCACTGGCAATCGGTTTTGTTGTCGGCATAATCTTGGGCGTTATTGCGGCGCTCAAACTGAATCGGTGGTCTGACAGGACGATCATGATACTAGCATTAGCCGGCACAACCCTTCCAGTATTTGTAGCTGCAACTCTGCTTCAATATGTATTGACAGTCGTTTGGCCCATTTTCCCCACAACAGGCTGGGGAGGTATTGAGTACATGGTTTTGCCAGTGATATGTATGTGTGCCGATCCTATCGCAAGCTATGCTCGATATATGCGTTCAAGTGTTCTGGATGTCACTAACCAGGACTACATATTGACAGCGCAAGCAAAAGGGGTTAGTGATTTTCGCATCGTTACGCATCATGTTCTTAGAAATTCATTGATTCCCTGCTTAACTATGCTTGGTACGAGCGTATCCGGAATTTTCGCGGGATCCTTTATTGTTGAGACGATCTTTGCCATACCGGGGCTTGGCAGTTACTTCATTAGCGCAATCAATGACAGAGATTATTCCATGGTATTAGGCTTGAATGTGGTATTTACAGGTATCTATATCATAACCGTGCTGTTGACTGATATTGTCATCTCTATCGTCGACCCAAGAATCAGATTTGAGAAAAATATATAG
- a CDS encoding peptide ABC transporter substrate-binding protein, with the protein MKKIISGILAATLSLTLITGCATKTESPNAQTASPEASTASPAASVAGSDENSYINVISGEPSVLNTSKFKGLNDRKVFYNVLEPLTRVQEGKATAAGAESWEVSEDGKTYTFHLRENYWSDGVKVRAQDYAYAIAQQATPQNAFSFASDYFFIKNYEQVYNGELDVSSLGVQVKDDLTLVLELGNPDASVLTTQIFPQREDYIKKYGDKLGTEAETVIACGPFTLTSWVHNSELNFEKNSKYWDADNVKLQKFSFKIIPEPSAQYASFENGSLDYLTVSNADYIAKFNKNTKLTSVQKAPARTAVINFNLNDALFKNKNVRLAFSLALNRETIAADLNNGLTKPAYGLIAPATSVGQYNFRSDIEEPLLAISKENSDPKALLIKGLQELGLNTDPSTHTVTVNLGGTDSTSKTKGEFYQELWNKALGLKIKLAFNDSATHFATLDQGKYQAGIVSWGADPEPKFVLSRWVGGGVTGWKNSDYDDYVSKASQTVDDKERLALYAKAEALIISESVVAPIEYSSELVYSYKYIKGIPNSPFDDTGLKNIYTEGR; encoded by the coding sequence ATGAAGAAAATCATATCAGGTATACTTGCTGCAACCTTGTCGTTAACTTTAATTACGGGATGCGCGACCAAGACAGAAAGTCCAAATGCGCAAACAGCAAGTCCAGAGGCAAGTACGGCCAGTCCAGCGGCAAGTGTGGCAGGTTCAGATGAGAATTCTTATATTAATGTGATCAGCGGTGAGCCTTCTGTATTGAATACTAGCAAGTTCAAAGGGCTTAACGACAGAAAGGTTTTCTATAACGTTCTTGAGCCGCTGACAAGAGTGCAAGAAGGTAAAGCAACCGCAGCTGGTGCAGAGAGCTGGGAAGTGTCCGAGGATGGAAAAACATATACGTTTCATTTACGTGAAAACTATTGGAGCGATGGAGTGAAGGTTAGAGCGCAGGATTATGCCTATGCCATTGCACAGCAGGCGACACCTCAAAATGCGTTTTCGTTTGCTTCAGATTATTTCTTCATTAAGAATTACGAGCAGGTTTACAATGGGGAGCTGGACGTCAGCAGCCTCGGCGTACAAGTGAAGGATGATTTAACCCTTGTGCTTGAGCTTGGTAATCCGGATGCGTCGGTTTTGACCACGCAAATTTTCCCTCAGAGAGAAGACTACATAAAGAAATACGGCGATAAGTTAGGCACAGAAGCCGAAACAGTCATTGCTTGCGGTCCTTTTACTCTTACTTCATGGGTGCATAATAGCGAACTGAATTTTGAGAAGAACAGCAAGTACTGGGATGCCGATAACGTCAAGCTACAAAAATTCAGCTTCAAAATTATTCCGGAGCCTTCTGCCCAGTATGCTTCGTTTGAAAATGGTTCATTGGATTATTTAACGGTGTCCAATGCAGACTATATTGCGAAATTTAATAAAAATACAAAACTGACAAGTGTTCAAAAGGCACCTGCAAGAACAGCCGTCATCAACTTTAACCTTAATGACGCATTATTTAAAAATAAAAATGTGAGGCTTGCCTTTTCGCTCGCACTGAATAGAGAAACGATTGCTGCTGATTTGAACAATGGGCTCACTAAACCTGCCTATGGCCTAATCGCACCGGCAACTTCAGTCGGCCAATACAACTTCCGTAGTGATATCGAGGAACCGCTTCTTGCTATTTCGAAGGAAAACAGCGATCCCAAGGCATTGCTCATTAAAGGATTGCAGGAATTGGGACTTAACACAGACCCGTCGACACATACGGTTACTGTGAACTTGGGCGGAACGGATTCAACGTCCAAGACTAAAGGCGAATTTTATCAAGAATTGTGGAATAAAGCGCTCGGTCTGAAAATCAAGCTAGCCTTCAATGACAGCGCAACCCACTTTGCAACGCTCGATCAAGGGAAATACCAGGCTGGTATTGTTTCATGGGGAGCTGATCCAGAACCTAAGTTTGTGTTGTCCCGTTGGGTTGGAGGGGGAGTAACAGGCTGGAAGAACTCCGATTATGATGACTATGTCTCCAAGGCTTCCCAGACGGTTGACGATAAAGAAAGACTTGCACTATATGCCAAAGCTGAAGCACTTATCATCAGTGAATCCGTAGTAGCGCCGATTGAATATTCGAGTGAACTAGTTTATTCATACAAGTACATTAAAGGGATTCCTAACAGTCCTTTTGATGACACCGGCCTAAAAAATATTTATACCGAAGGAAGATAA
- a CDS encoding GntR family transcriptional regulator has protein sequence MIQIIDRKSSVPMYEQIAQIIRDEIFQRKYGDFGCIGKHSEIAERFDVSIITVRAAIQKLADEGLVIIKQGKGTFVQKLVIKDKLNRLTGVSNIMLEANIASTVLVKSISEIDTPSHFEQSVKSALGERCYYINRVHLVENTVVGFARLYVPLEYGRHFSKNDIESSTIYRLYQDKLGISLGKGIQRIRASKADKFLASEMNLKQGTPLLYIQRESYCSNKKLIEFMELNFEYTQYEFIVELDLSAL, from the coding sequence GTGATACAAATTATTGATAGAAAATCATCTGTTCCTATGTATGAGCAGATTGCTCAAATTATAAGGGATGAGATTTTTCAGAGAAAATACGGGGATTTTGGATGTATTGGCAAACACTCAGAGATTGCTGAGCGCTTCGATGTGAGTATTATTACTGTTAGAGCTGCCATTCAGAAGCTAGCTGATGAGGGTTTAGTAATAATAAAGCAGGGCAAAGGGACGTTTGTTCAAAAATTAGTCATTAAAGATAAGCTTAACCGACTGACGGGTGTTTCGAATATCATGCTGGAGGCCAATATAGCCTCTACTGTTTTGGTAAAATCAATTAGCGAAATTGATACACCCTCACATTTTGAACAATCGGTCAAATCGGCTCTAGGAGAAAGATGTTATTATATAAATAGGGTTCATTTGGTTGAAAATACTGTCGTTGGTTTTGCAAGACTCTATGTTCCATTAGAATATGGTCGGCATTTTTCCAAAAATGATATTGAAAGCAGTACCATTTATCGACTTTATCAAGATAAACTTGGAATTTCTTTAGGAAAAGGAATTCAACGAATTAGAGCATCGAAGGCAGATAAGTTTTTAGCCTCGGAAATGAACCTAAAGCAAGGCACTCCTTTGCTTTATATTCAAAGAGAATCCTATTGTTCAAATAAAAAATTGATTGAGTTTATGGAGCTTAATTTTGAGTACACTCAATATGAATTTATTGTTGAACTTGATCTAAGTGCGCTGTAG
- a CDS encoding CD3324 family protein, with the protein MKYINATKILPEELIMEIQKYVQGEALYIPKQEKEYKNWGSLSGGRQLLDQRNAAIRNAFMSNSSIEQLAKEYFLSVETIKRIVYSHKE; encoded by the coding sequence TTGAAATATATAAACGCGACAAAGATATTACCTGAAGAGTTAATTATGGAAATTCAGAAATATGTTCAGGGTGAGGCTCTTTACATTCCTAAGCAAGAAAAGGAATATAAGAACTGGGGAAGCTTAAGTGGTGGAAGACAGCTGCTGGATCAGCGAAATGCCGCTATTAGAAATGCTTTTATGAGCAATAGCAGTATCGAGCAGCTTGCCAAGGAATATTTCCTCTCCGTAGAAACCATTAAGAGAATTGTTTATTCACATAAGGAATAA
- a CDS encoding DinB family protein, translating to MSTKNEIILGYGEWINFAKNLNQYEETTWLTPLGQDKWTVKEVLGHLLLWDKYIHEEVTSPILQNKTLGLSEDTDIEEFNREAGRWALSKSKDEIVSELISSRRVVLEDLQMIPEEGFTNVYKDTNANPFVLKDFIIEMTRHDNHHKKQVEAVL from the coding sequence ATGAGTACGAAAAATGAGATTATTTTAGGGTATGGCGAGTGGATCAATTTTGCAAAAAATCTTAATCAATATGAAGAAACAACATGGCTAACACCGCTTGGTCAAGATAAGTGGACGGTAAAAGAGGTGCTCGGTCATCTTTTATTGTGGGACAAGTATATACATGAAGAAGTTACTAGCCCTATTTTGCAAAATAAAACGTTAGGATTATCAGAGGATACTGATATTGAAGAATTCAATCGCGAAGCAGGGAGATGGGCTTTAAGCAAATCTAAGGATGAAATCGTTAGCGAATTAATATCTTCAAGAAGAGTTGTTTTGGAAGATCTACAGATGATACCTGAAGAAGGTTTCACAAATGTATATAAGGATACAAATGCGAATCCTTTTGTATTGAAAGATTTTATAATCGAAATGACAAGACATGATAATCATCACAAGAAACAAGTTGAAGCCGTTTTGTAG
- a CDS encoding MBL fold metallo-hydrolase, whose protein sequence is MGYLIVAVVIIIVGALLVLNYYPPLGGKSSKESWQRIKASPNFVDGKFRNQIPTSMDLSVKDTVKLLGKQIKGHPQARPQSQIPIDPFDSKLFTENSADQIIWFGHSTLLVKVNEVKILIDPVFSKYASPVPKFGPKRYSKNLPAEVEDLPKIDAVIISHDHYDHLDYKTIRKLRGKVDKFIVPLGVAGHLVRWGVKPENIVELDWWDEVNYQGLTIASTPARHFSGRSLGRGGTTLWSSWVIVSEKAKIYFNGDSGYGPHFKEIGNKYGPFDVTLMESGQYNENWSGIHMMPEETVQANADVQGKLMIPIHWGAFTLALHSWTDPIERVTKAAHELGTEISTPRIGETFIVGAKEYPTSSWWK, encoded by the coding sequence TTGGGATACTTAATCGTAGCCGTTGTTATCATTATTGTAGGTGCTTTATTGGTGTTAAATTATTATCCTCCGTTAGGTGGGAAAAGCTCGAAGGAAAGCTGGCAGAGAATTAAAGCATCCCCTAATTTTGTTGATGGAAAGTTCCGTAATCAAATCCCAACATCAATGGATTTAAGTGTTAAGGACACTGTAAAGCTCCTCGGGAAACAGATTAAGGGGCATCCACAGGCTAGACCTCAAAGTCAAATTCCAATAGATCCTTTTGATTCTAAATTATTTACTGAAAATAGTGCAGATCAAATCATATGGTTTGGACATTCCACCTTATTAGTTAAAGTAAATGAAGTGAAAATACTGATAGATCCCGTATTTAGCAAATATGCCTCGCCTGTCCCTAAGTTTGGTCCAAAACGCTATAGTAAGAACCTTCCAGCAGAAGTTGAAGATTTACCGAAAATTGATGCTGTAATTATATCTCATGATCATTACGATCATCTTGATTATAAAACGATTCGCAAGCTGAGAGGCAAAGTGGATAAGTTTATCGTTCCATTAGGTGTTGCAGGGCATTTGGTTCGATGGGGTGTGAAGCCGGAAAATATTGTTGAGTTAGATTGGTGGGACGAAGTTAATTATCAAGGGCTTACGATAGCTAGTACACCAGCACGACATTTTTCGGGACGAAGTCTTGGTCGTGGAGGGACTACTTTGTGGAGCTCTTGGGTCATTGTTAGCGAAAAAGCCAAAATATATTTCAATGGTGATAGCGGTTATGGGCCTCATTTCAAAGAGATCGGTAATAAGTATGGACCATTCGATGTTACATTAATGGAAAGTGGTCAATACAATGAAAATTGGTCGGGTATTCACATGATGCCGGAGGAAACGGTACAAGCCAATGCCGATGTTCAGGGGAAGCTTATGATACCTATTCACTGGGGAGCGTTTACGTTAGCTTTGCATAGCTGGACGGACCCCATCGAGCGAGTGACAAAAGCTGCTCATGAGCTAGGAACAGAAATATCGACACCTAGAATTGGGGAAACATTTATTGTTGGAGCAAAGGAATATCCTACCTCAAGCTGGTGGAAGTAA
- a CDS encoding MerR family transcriptional regulator translates to MKLSIGEASEILACPASTIRYYEKEGLLPLIQRDQSGKRYFTQTDLDWIKLITCFRATGMKLVDLKKIVELSLQGEETIPERKKILKEHQKELHRKQTELNKAFEAILHKLNIYDHIEQERITSPNGIYQGDNC, encoded by the coding sequence TTGAAGTTATCTATTGGTGAAGCCTCGGAAATATTGGCATGCCCAGCTTCCACTATTCGTTATTATGAGAAGGAAGGTCTCCTTCCATTAATACAGCGTGATCAAAGTGGGAAACGATATTTTACACAAACCGATTTAGATTGGATTAAGTTAATCACTTGCTTTCGTGCTACAGGAATGAAGCTCGTAGATCTGAAAAAAATTGTAGAACTGTCATTACAAGGGGAAGAAACGATACCCGAAAGGAAAAAGATTTTAAAAGAGCACCAAAAAGAACTACACAGAAAGCAAACAGAATTGAATAAAGCCTTTGAGGCTATTTTGCATAAGCTAAATATTTATGACCATATAGAGCAGGAAAGGATAACTTCGCCGAATGGAATATACCAGGGGGATAACTGTTAA
- a CDS encoding SDR family NAD(P)-dependent oxidoreductase yields MSKTVLITGTSTGFGKELALQFAKREWNVVATMRNTTKADPELIKYSNVNVVALDITNPEMVTQVIEDATTQYGRIDVLINNAGYCQMGTFEEVSLAQVREQYETNVFGVVSVIQAVLPQMRQHRAGHIINISSMGGVQSLPTIPIYCSSKAALENMSDGLASEVKALGIDITLVEPAGFKTGFQANTLEITSKIPDYQASYDWWNGLAENAPYGNLERAMSAVADIAGTENPPRRLALGSMGLVMARTQLNSMLEEYEKWEHITASAD; encoded by the coding sequence ATGAGTAAAACTGTCCTAATAACAGGTACGTCAACAGGGTTCGGTAAAGAATTAGCGCTTCAGTTCGCTAAGCGTGAATGGAATGTTGTGGCTACTATGCGAAATACAACGAAGGCCGATCCTGAATTAATAAAATATAGCAATGTTAACGTTGTAGCGCTGGATATTACGAATCCTGAAATGGTTACGCAGGTTATCGAAGACGCAACCACTCAATATGGTCGCATTGATGTTCTAATTAACAATGCTGGTTACTGTCAAATGGGAACCTTCGAAGAAGTTTCACTGGCTCAAGTTCGTGAACAGTATGAAACGAATGTTTTTGGCGTAGTCAGCGTCATTCAAGCCGTTCTCCCTCAAATGAGGCAGCATCGCGCGGGACATATTATCAACATTTCTTCCATGGGAGGCGTACAAAGCTTACCGACCATCCCTATCTACTGCAGCTCCAAAGCAGCTCTTGAAAACATGAGCGACGGCTTGGCATCTGAAGTGAAAGCACTCGGAATCGACATCACGCTTGTTGAACCGGCAGGGTTTAAAACAGGCTTCCAAGCGAATACTTTAGAGATTACAAGCAAGATCCCAGATTATCAGGCTAGCTATGACTGGTGGAATGGACTTGCTGAAAATGCTCCTTACGGAAACTTGGAAAGAGCAATGTCAGCTGTTGCCGATATCGCTGGTACAGAAAACCCTCCAAGAAGACTGGCTTTGGGCAGCATGGGTTTAGTTATGGCCCGGACACAGTTGAATTCCATGCTCGAAGAATATGAGAAGTGGGAGCATATCACTGCCAGCGCAGATTAA